The Caulifigura coniformis genome includes a region encoding these proteins:
- a CDS encoding formylglycine-generating enzyme family protein, with amino-acid sequence MNRLLTSPCISWLMPAMLAALCGAAPAVSTADDSVAPGTAKWADLGQQTTLEVVYLPPGNFVAGSTAEEKQWAVGQDGGALFSSGGGAREAFEGDPRPMRVKEGFWMGRTEVTVGQFRRFIEESKYVTDAEKPGGKTMVFDSDWKPNITNSGKPPHPWVDRTDKSWRDPNHGVPEQADFPVVCVSYNDMNAFCEWLTKREKAADRLPDGLVYRLPTEAEWDYACRGGRTDSSYFWWGSNLDDAKGRLNISGLDLLPGKDYAWPGAKLPWLDGYAMVSPVDHYGAQGRNGFGLADMCGGVWEFVIDDFDPKGGHEEVFYEDPEKRTVSHPVCRGGNYYDVPGNARCAVRLGIASVTYSDSRDGFRICLARPVVK; translated from the coding sequence ATGAACCGCTTGCTGACTTCTCCTTGCATCAGCTGGCTGATGCCCGCGATGCTCGCCGCTCTTTGTGGGGCTGCCCCTGCCGTTTCGACGGCGGACGACAGTGTGGCCCCTGGGACGGCGAAATGGGCCGACCTGGGCCAGCAGACGACGCTCGAAGTCGTCTATCTCCCGCCCGGCAATTTCGTGGCGGGGAGCACGGCGGAAGAGAAGCAATGGGCGGTGGGACAAGATGGCGGCGCTCTCTTTTCCTCGGGTGGCGGCGCTCGAGAGGCTTTTGAAGGCGACCCCCGGCCGATGCGGGTGAAGGAGGGTTTCTGGATGGGCCGCACGGAGGTCACCGTGGGGCAGTTTCGCCGCTTCATCGAAGAATCCAAATACGTGACCGACGCTGAAAAGCCCGGCGGGAAGACGATGGTGTTTGACAGCGACTGGAAACCGAACATCACGAACTCGGGAAAGCCACCGCATCCCTGGGTGGACCGAACGGACAAAAGCTGGAGGGATCCCAACCACGGCGTGCCCGAACAGGCAGACTTCCCGGTCGTCTGCGTCAGTTACAACGACATGAACGCGTTTTGCGAATGGCTCACCAAACGGGAGAAAGCGGCCGATCGATTGCCGGACGGTCTGGTTTACCGATTGCCCACCGAAGCGGAGTGGGACTACGCCTGTCGCGGCGGCCGTACCGACAGCAGCTACTTCTGGTGGGGCAGCAATCTCGACGATGCGAAAGGGCGGTTGAACATTTCGGGTCTGGACCTGCTTCCCGGCAAAGACTACGCCTGGCCCGGTGCGAAGCTCCCCTGGCTCGACGGTTATGCGATGGTCTCGCCCGTTGATCACTACGGCGCGCAGGGCCGCAACGGGTTCGGGTTGGCGGACATGTGCGGCGGCGTGTGGGAATTCGTCATCGATGATTTCGATCCCAAAGGCGGTCACGAAGAGGTGTTTTACGAAGACCCGGAAAAACGCACGGTTTCTCACCCGGTTTGCCGCGGCGGGAACTATTACGACGTGCCGGGCAACGCGCGGTGTGCCGTTCGATTAGGAATCGCTTCGGTGACCTACTCCGATTCCCGAGATGGCTTCCGCATCTGCCTGGCACGGCCGGTGGTGAAGTAA
- a CDS encoding VWA domain-containing protein — protein MRFASRRARWMAAAAAAVGLGQFSGVALASDAPSTLVRSYTAPNGETYLSVSLRAENLPAEPVPHDHVVLVDTSASQVGEHRRHALAVVDQFLAALPASDRVSVVAIDVGSAPMTKGFVTPSQAAAEAVSGLKKRVPAGATNLQAALTSALQQFDRTRPGSIVVIGDGMSIAHLLQPAELNSLTSAMKDARVAVHSYAVGSKTDMQLLGILATQTGGVVKIDNGQTTPDVVGRELATAATLPVFYPEALQVNWTGAEVQPSQALPMRADRSTVYLARGRVAPDATLTVSGGQSKYSWSVSQPQMTQGTTVLGHLWHSTNELGGDLLPLAGDELVAYAQDMQVARVESLEAQGTAAMKAGRKEVAQNIGRTLNSIEPGNVRAVVFQQAGEQDPAPLPSPPPAAADDLSPRELPSGRGLIADVEARRAALAGRLQRELEVAIQAARSEVTLDPAAAQARLEAELASLKAATEIDREAQDRLIRTANGALQDIKARRATLETAQASRQRAAAERRAAQQLENRLAADERNLKNLVDQVRAAMNDGFHGDSAAFEEAEAIGRIIYSRNPGSAMGTATVFEPEAAGALDKSSRLRALRSDKFLAMLHQVELSHVPFPDEPPINYPPAEVWQYITQLRQKWKSVDLHKNSPNEERIYKALDQTVDFQFTGQTLQEVINYLSTEHNITIRLDNTELTNAGVGPDQEIQLVISGITLRAALKLMLEDVGGTELAYIIEDEVMKITTREKADTIQQVRVYPVADLAISPIVQPMIAQSIAGSAGGGQGGLGGIGGGGGMGGGMGGMGGGGMGGMGGGGMGGMGGGGGGFFSVPNPEAAPLKKKQ, from the coding sequence ATGCGTTTTGCTTCACGCAGGGCACGGTGGATGGCAGCCGCGGCTGCTGCCGTTGGACTGGGTCAATTCTCAGGCGTGGCTCTCGCCAGTGACGCTCCGTCGACGCTGGTCCGGAGCTATACCGCCCCCAACGGAGAGACCTATCTTTCCGTTTCGCTTCGCGCCGAGAATCTCCCGGCCGAACCGGTCCCGCATGACCACGTGGTCCTCGTCGACACGTCGGCCAGCCAGGTCGGCGAGCATCGCCGCCACGCTCTCGCCGTGGTCGACCAGTTCCTCGCCGCCCTGCCCGCCAGTGATCGCGTGTCGGTGGTGGCGATCGATGTCGGCTCCGCCCCGATGACGAAAGGCTTCGTGACGCCCTCCCAGGCGGCCGCCGAAGCCGTCTCCGGCCTCAAGAAACGCGTCCCCGCCGGGGCCACGAACCTCCAGGCCGCCCTCACCTCCGCACTCCAGCAGTTCGACCGCACCCGCCCGGGCTCGATCGTCGTCATCGGCGACGGCATGAGCATCGCGCATCTCCTCCAGCCGGCGGAGTTGAACTCGCTCACCTCGGCCATGAAGGACGCCCGCGTCGCCGTCCACAGCTACGCCGTCGGCTCGAAGACCGACATGCAGCTGCTCGGAATCCTCGCCACGCAGACCGGCGGTGTCGTGAAGATCGACAACGGCCAGACGACGCCCGACGTCGTCGGCCGCGAACTCGCCACGGCCGCCACGCTCCCCGTCTTCTACCCCGAAGCGCTGCAGGTCAACTGGACCGGCGCCGAGGTGCAGCCGTCGCAGGCTCTCCCGATGCGGGCCGACCGCTCGACGGTCTACCTCGCCCGCGGCCGCGTCGCCCCGGATGCAACCCTGACCGTCTCCGGCGGCCAGTCGAAGTATTCCTGGTCGGTCAGCCAGCCGCAGATGACGCAGGGCACGACCGTCCTGGGACATCTCTGGCACAGCACCAACGAACTCGGCGGAGACCTCCTCCCCCTCGCCGGCGATGAACTCGTCGCTTACGCGCAGGACATGCAGGTCGCCCGCGTCGAATCCCTCGAAGCACAAGGGACGGCCGCAATGAAGGCCGGCCGCAAAGAGGTCGCCCAGAACATCGGCCGCACCCTGAACTCGATCGAGCCGGGCAACGTCCGGGCCGTCGTGTTTCAGCAGGCGGGCGAGCAGGATCCTGCTCCCCTCCCGTCTCCTCCCCCGGCCGCCGCGGACGACCTTTCCCCGCGTGAACTCCCCTCGGGTCGCGGCCTGATCGCCGATGTCGAAGCTCGCCGCGCGGCCCTCGCCGGCCGGTTGCAGCGTGAACTGGAAGTCGCGATCCAGGCGGCCCGCTCGGAAGTCACCCTCGACCCGGCCGCCGCCCAGGCGCGCCTGGAAGCGGAACTCGCCTCCCTGAAGGCCGCGACCGAAATCGACCGCGAAGCCCAGGACCGCCTGATCCGCACCGCCAATGGCGCCCTGCAGGACATCAAGGCCCGGCGCGCCACGCTCGAAACCGCCCAGGCCTCCCGTCAGCGGGCCGCCGCCGAACGTCGCGCAGCCCAGCAGCTCGAAAACCGCCTCGCCGCCGACGAACGGAACCTGAAGAACCTCGTTGACCAGGTTCGCGCCGCGATGAACGACGGCTTCCATGGCGACTCGGCCGCCTTCGAAGAGGCCGAAGCCATCGGACGCATCATCTACAGCCGCAACCCCGGCAGCGCGATGGGCACGGCCACGGTGTTCGAACCCGAAGCCGCCGGCGCGCTCGACAAGTCGTCACGCCTGCGGGCCCTGCGGTCGGACAAGTTCCTCGCGATGCTCCACCAGGTCGAGCTGTCGCACGTGCCGTTCCCGGACGAGCCGCCGATCAACTATCCGCCGGCAGAAGTCTGGCAGTACATCACGCAGCTCCGCCAGAAGTGGAAGTCGGTCGACCTCCACAAGAACAGCCCGAACGAAGAGCGGATCTACAAGGCCCTCGATCAGACGGTCGATTTCCAGTTCACCGGCCAGACCCTGCAGGAAGTGATCAACTACCTGTCGACCGAGCACAACATCACGATTCGGCTCGACAATACGGAACTCACCAACGCCGGCGTCGGTCCCGACCAGGAAATCCAGCTGGTCATCAGCGGCATCACGCTGCGGGCAGCTCTCAAGCTGATGCTCGAAGACGTCGGCGGCACTGAGCTCGCCTACATCATCGAAGACGAAGTGATGAAGATCACCACCCGCGAAAAGGCCGACACGATCCAGCAGGTTCGCGTCTACCCGGTGGCTGACCTCGCCATCTCCCCGATCGTTCAGCCAATGATCGCCCAGAGCATTGCCGGCTCGGCCGGTGGTGGCCAGGGCGGCCTGGGCGGCATCGGTGGCGGCGGCGGCATGGGCGGCGGTATGGGCGGCATGGGTGGCGGCGGCATGGGTGGTATGGGCGGCGGCGGCATGGGTGGTATGGGAGGCGGCGGCGGCGGGTTCTTCTCCGTCCCCAATCCCGAAGCCGCTCCGCTGAAAAAAAAACAGTAG